In the Telopea speciosissima isolate NSW1024214 ecotype Mountain lineage chromosome 2, Tspe_v1, whole genome shotgun sequence genome, one interval contains:
- the LOC122649698 gene encoding formamidase-like: MAPTTPRVVIPIDLTKKAWEQKRSLHNRWHPDLPPVAEVKVGEIFRVEMIEWTGGFISDNDSAIDMKTLDLSTVHYLSGPIRVLDKEGIAAKPGDLLAVEICNLGPLPGAEWGYSGIFDRENGGGFLTDHFPGAAKAIWHFEGIYTHSPQIPGVRFPGLTHPGIIGTAPSTELLQIWNEREGHLEETGFQSLTLCEVLHTRPLANLPTPKGCLLGMVEEGTPEWNKIASEAARTIPGRENGGNCDIKNLSRGSKIYLPVFVDGANLSTGDMHFSQGDGEVSFCGAIEMSGFLELKCEIIRGGMKEYLTPMGPTPLHVNPIFEIGPVEPRFSEWLVFEGISVDEKGKQHYLDATVAYKRAVLNAIDYLSKFGYTKEQIYILLSCCPCEGRLSGIVDSPNACATLAIPTAIFDQDIRPKSSKIPLGPRVMRTPDVLKCTYDGNLPITKNPGSST; the protein is encoded by the exons ATGGCTCCTACTACTCCAAGAGTGGTAATTCCCATAGACCTGACGAAGAAGGCATGGGAACAGAAGCGATCCCTTCACAACCGCTGGCACCCGGACCTACCACCAGTTGCAGAGGTTAAAGTTGGTGAGATCTTCAGAGTGGAGATGATAGAATGGACTGGAGGTTTCATCTCCGACAATGACTCAGCGATTGATATGAAAACTCTAGATCTTTCCACT GTGCACTATCTCAGTGGACCCATTCGGGTATTGGATAAAGAGGGCATTGCAGCCAAACCAGGTGATCTTCTTGCAGTAGAAATTTGCAACTTGGGTCCTCTCCCTGGAGCTGAATGGGGTTATTCAGGAATATTTGACAGAGAAAATGGGGGAGGTTTTCTGACTGACCATTTCCCAGGGGCAGCGAAAGCAATTTGGCATTTCGAAGGGATATATACCCACTCTCCTCAAATCCCAG GAGTACGATTTCCTGGTTTAACCCACCCAGGTATAATTGGAACAGCACCATCAACTGAACTCctacaaatatggaatgaaaGAGAAGGGCACCTTGAAGAAACTGGCTTCCAATCTCTGACATTATGTGAGGTCCTGCACACACGCCCCTTGGCAAACCTGCCAACACCAAAGGGCTGTCTTCTAGGAATG GTTGAAGAAGGCACACCTGAGTGGAATAAGATTGCAAGTGAAGCTGCAAGGACAATCCCAGGAAGAGAAAATGGAGGAAATTGTGACATCAAGAATCTCAGCAGAGGTTCAAAGATATACCTTCCAGTATTTGTAGATGGAGCAAATCTTAGTACAGGTGACATGCATTTCTCTCAGGGTGATGGTGAAGTTTCATTCTGTGGAGCAATAGAGATGAGTGGATTTCTAGAGCTCAA GTGCGAAATCATAAGGGGTGGAATGAAGGAGTACCTTACACCAATGGGTCCAACTCCCCTTCATGTAAACCCAATCTTTGAGATTGGCCCTGTTGAACCACGATTTTCAGAATGGTTGGTATTTGAGGGTATCAGCGTAGACGAAAAAGGAAAGCAGCACTACCTTGATGCAACTGTAGCATACAAACGTGCAGTACTCAATGCAATTGATTACCTCTCCAAATTTGGTTACACTAAGGAACAG ATCTATATTCTGCTATCATGCTGCCCCTGTGAAGGAAGGCTTTCAGGAATAGTTGATTCCCCCAATGCCTGTGCAACCCTTGCAATTCCAACAGCTATCTTTGACCAG GATATTCGCCCCAAATCCAGCAAAATACCCCTTGGACCGCGGGTAATGAGGACGCCAGATGTCTTGAAGTGCACTTACGATGGAAATCTGCCCATCACAAAGAACCCTGGTAGCTCTACATAA